The following are encoded in a window of bacterium BMS3Abin11 genomic DNA:
- the aroK_1 gene encoding shikimate kinase, with protein sequence MLENITLIGMPGAGKSTVGHLLAKHLQFEFIDTDKLICQQQQRTLQDIVNEDGYMQLCRFEEQAVLSIAADKAVIATGGSTVYSTTAMQHLSSLSKIIYLSVPYKVIEDRIKNLDTRGLVKKPWQSLYDLYVERTELYEKYAEITVAADMTAELVAEGIMAVIARA encoded by the coding sequence ATGCTAGAAAATATTACGCTTATTGGTATGCCAGGTGCCGGTAAAAGTACCGTTGGGCATCTGCTTGCAAAGCATCTGCAGTTTGAGTTTATTGATACAGATAAGCTCATTTGCCAACAGCAGCAACGAACGCTGCAAGATATTGTCAATGAAGATGGCTATATGCAGCTGTGCCGGTTTGAGGAACAGGCCGTACTCTCAATAGCAGCAGATAAAGCGGTAATCGCAACTGGAGGTAGTACAGTATATTCCACCACAGCCATGCAGCATTTATCCAGTCTGTCAAAAATAATCTACCTGTCTGTGCCTTACAAGGTTATTGAAGACCGCATTAAAAACCTCGATACCCGTGGTCTGGTAAAAAAGCCCTGGCAGAGCCTGTATGATTTGTATGTCGAACGAACGGAGTTATATGAGAAATATGCAGAAATAACAGTAGCGGCGGACATGACAGCTGAGCTTGTTGCGGAGGGGATAATGGCTGTTATCGCCAGGGCTTAA